In Erigeron canadensis isolate Cc75 chromosome 6, C_canadensis_v1, whole genome shotgun sequence, the following are encoded in one genomic region:
- the LOC122606292 gene encoding GDSL esterase/lipase At2g23540-like — protein sequence MDVGTNNYVENCTARVNHKYYGIDYPGSEATGRFSNGFNTADTIVQQLGGYDRSPLPYLALVNSSTNFSGDVLRGVNFASGGAGLATQIGQSFYGKVISMEEQVQQFGTVRGNITALLGESKGDLLLQNSMYIISIGSNDVMTYIFMRQMTPEQFIINITETYAIHLKNLYSLGARKFGILSIPPIGCCPLARSFNGGNCTDDTNNLAAALYKPFESLLQNLSSTLEGFKYSLGNTYNMTMNVITKQIGFKDVKSACCGTVTQQGLGDCKEGAHLCTNRDDLLFWDAFHPTQKGSQLAASALVFSQDPEVVTPINFGSLRNA from the exons ATGGATGTGGGCACAAACAACTACGTCGAAAACTGCACTGCAAGGGTCAATCACAAATACTACGGAATAGATTATCCAGGGTCCGAAGCAACAGGGAGGTTCAGCAATGGCTTCAACACTGCTGACACTATCG TCCAACAATTGGGTGGCTATGACCGCAGTCCACTGCCATATCTTGCACTCGTTAATTCTAGTACGAACTTTTCGGGAGATGTACTTCGCGGGGTTAACTTTGCTTCTGGGGGTGCTGGCCTTGCTACACAAATTGGGCAAAGTTTTTAT GGGAAAGTGATATCTATGGAAGAGCAAGTCCAGCAGTTCGGGACAGTTAGGGGAAACATAACAGCATTACTCGGTGAATCTAAAGGTGACCTTTTGCTTCAAAATTCAATGTACATCATCAGCATTGGAAGCAACGATGTCATGACCTACATATTCATGCGTCAAATGACTCCTGAGCAGTTTATCATCAACATAACAGAAACCTATGCCATCCATCTAAAG AACTTATATAGTCTGGGGGCAAGAAAGTTTGGAATTTTAAGTATTCCACCAATTGGGTGTTGTCCACTTGCCCGTTCATTCAACGGTGGTAATTGTACTGATGATACAAACAACTTGGCTGCAGCATTGTACAAACCGTTTGAATCCCTTTTGCAAAACTTAAGCTCTACACTAGAAGGGTTCAAGTACTCGCTTGGGAACACATACAATATGACAATGAATGTCATTACCAAACAAATTG GGTTCAAAGATGTCAAATCAGCCTGTTGTGGGACTGTGACACAGCAGGGATTAGGAGACTGCAAGGAAGGAGCGCACCTTTGCACAAATCGTGATGATTTATTGTTCTGGGATGCATTTCATCCGACTCAAAAAGGCTCTCAACTGGCTGCTAGTGCATTGGTTTTCAGCCAAGATCCAGAAGTCGTGACTCCCATCAATTTTGGCAGTCTAAGAAATGCTTAA
- the LOC122603616 gene encoding protein GDAP2 homolog, with product MADEEEAPPPVDQIKLIHKLNLFKIKGRDKRGRKILRIIGKHFPAKDLTVDLLKKYLEVKIFPKLERPFVIVYIHTDVNKSDNFPGISALRSVYDAIPITVKQFLETVYFVHPDLQSRLFLATFGRFIFTGGLYAKLKYVSRLAYLWEHVRRNAIEIPEFVYDHDEDLEYRPMMDYGIESDHPRVYDAPVVDSSVAMYSTRCIS from the exons ATGGCTGATGAAGAAGAAGCTCCTCCTCCTGTAGATCAAATCAAACTAATTCATAAACTtaaccttttcaaaatcaaaggcAGAGACAAACGTGGTCGCAAGATCTTACGTATCATCGGAAAACACTTtccag CCAAGGATTTAACAGTTGACTTATTGAAAAAGTATTTAGAAGTGAAAATATTCCCTAAACTAGAAAGGCCTTTTGTGATCGTTTATATTCACACCGACGTCAATAAGAGCGATAATTTCCCCGGAATCTCAGCTCTCCGGTCCGTTTACGATGCTATTCCGATTACCGTCAAACAGTTTCTAGAGACGGTTTATTTCGTTCACCCTGATCTGCAGTCTAGACTCTTTCTAGCCACATTCGGCCGTTTCATCTTTACTGGCGG GTTATATGCGAAGTTAAAGTATGTGAGCCGATTAGCGTATTTATGGGAACATGTTAGAAGGAATGCAATAGAGATTCCGGAATTCGTTTATGACCACGACGAGGATTTGGAGTATCGTCCGATGATGGATTATGGTATAGAAAGTGATCATCCTAGAGTTTATGATGCGCCCGTGGTTGATTCCTCTGTGGCGATGTATTCCACAAGGTGTATTTCCTAG
- the LOC122606291 gene encoding UPF0548 protein At2g17695 translates to MVFLSWTRPSPKQQKDCLNKAGTFNYDEKYIGATAKLQLSEDINKQQLEKDGFVINHSKMLVGSGPDAFSKGKTALQTWRHFGLSWAFVDPKTPIENGVKFCVCVKEFVPWLRMPLQVVYVNETKNNKTNIASFGFGGGTLRGHLLSGEERFSVEMDGDKQVWYEILSFSKPAHPLAIIGYPYVCLRQKYFAHKSTDAVRKFVSSD, encoded by the exons atggtgtttttgTCTTGGACTCGTCCTTCACCCAAACAACAGAAAGATTGCCTCAACAA GGCAGGTACATTCAATTATGATGAAAAATACATCGGAGCTACTGCAAAACTACAATTATCAGAAGATATTAATAAACAACAACTTGAAAAAGATGGATTTGTAATCAATCATTCTAAAATGTTGGTGGGCTCAGGCCCAGATGCTTTTTCAAAAGGAAAAACTGCTCTTCAAACTTGgag GCATTTCGGATTGAGTTGGGCATTTGTTGATCCAAAGACACCGATCGAGAATGGGGTGAAGTTTTGTGTTTGCGTGAAGGAGTTTGTTCCATGGCTCAGGATGCCTTTGCAGGTTGTTTATGTTAATGAGACTAAAAACAATAAGACCAATATTGCGTCTTTTGGTTTTGGTGGTGGCACACTCAGAGGACACTTGCTG TCTGGAGAAGAGCGCTTTTCAGTTGAGATGGATGGAGACAAACAAGTTTGGTATGAAATACTTTCCTTTTCTAAACCAGCACATCCTCTTGCTATAATTGGGTATCCATATGTATGTCTTAGGCAAAAGTATTTTGCTCACAAGTCTACCGATGCAGTTAGAAAATTTGTGTCCTCTGATTAA
- the LOC122604637 gene encoding cation/H(+) antiporter 1-like, whose translation MASTDETTELSCPDNDMMNPALTMTTQVSAILVLSHVFQIFLKPLGQPAPLAQILAGFVLGPSGLSRSPSIHFFFFQNFAIDFYESMALYCRISIMFLMGLEMDIPYLMRNIRPASIIACGGCLMCTIFAAAISFFVYEETGSRGSRFTVALVITVILANTASPIVFRLAADLKFATSDIGRLAVSASLIGDMYAVFILVIISGEKNKRTVNGWALMAFFSLLLLVVIIYFTTHLVNWLNKRNRNEKNLQAVEVMLLCSVILVAAMTLETMGFSSIIACFLMGSTFPRGGKSARTLLAILTYTVHNFIFPIYFGYTGFKADTSYLNELKRVIIVLMVIVLSIGGKIFGTLAACRYLKTPLNEGVLLAVLMNMKGHVDILTLTTAMQNKVLNSSIFYNLMVSAVVISSLISAALIGFLVRRESYTIGLKHIPMEFHRPEKELKLLACVHSRHPVNSMVRLIVSLRGSDNIPICPYLMHLIELPEKTKKSSAFYEQEDDENSDDEDDSSNDVVEINEAVDMFTEETQMMIHQVQTVAPFTSMCQDVCDFADDIRASFIVLPFHKHQRIDGKFENDKDGIRTTNQKVLRNSQCSVAILVDRGHTTTGTQAAGSESLQQIATLFFGGPDDREALGFSKRLSTHHHSSVTVIRFLPTSAKDPNSGINVSQKEDDVLVAIDNETEIDEADSSALANFYHRYVTSGKVRFVEKYVDNGAQTGMILRDMAETYSMFIVGKGGRGDSILTTGISDWEECPELGVVGDFLASSEFDISGSVLVVQQHR comes from the exons ATGGCAAGCACGGATGAAACAACGGAGTTATCATGTCCTGATAACGACATGATGAACCCCGCCTTGACAATGACAACGCAGGTCTCTGCCATTTTGGTTTTGTCCCATGTTTTTCAGATTTTCCTCAAGCCTTTGGGCCAACCTGCCCCTCTTGCTCAGATCCTC GCAGGGTTCGTGCTAGGTCCGTCGGGCTTATCCAGATCACCATCAAttcacttcttcttctttcagAATTTCGCTATAGATTTCTACGAAAGTATGGCATTATACTGCAGAATTAGTATCATGTTTCTTATGGGTCTTGAGATGGACATTCCATATCTAATGCGAAACATACGTCCTGCAAGTATAATCGCGTGTGGTGGTTGCCTAATGTGCACAATATTTGCAGCCGCAATTTCTTTCTTCGTGTATGAAGAAACAGGATCTCGTGGATCACGTTTCACAGTGGCTTTAGTAATCACAGTGATTTTAGCCAACACTGCATCACCAATCGTGTTTCGGTTGGCTGCTGATTTGAAGTTTGCAACATCTGATATAGGAAGATTAGCTGTATCTGCTTCATTGATTGGAGACATGTATGCTGTATTTATATTGGTCATAATCTCGGGTGAGAAAAATAAACGAACGGTCAATGGTTGGGCACTTATGGCATTTTTTTCGCTTTTACTACTCGTGGTTATTATTTATTTCACAACACATTTAGTTAACTGGCTAAATAAAAGAAACAGAAATGAAAAAAATCTTCAAGCTGTAGAAGTAATGTTACTCTGTTCTGTCATTCTTGTTGCTGCCATGACTTTAGAAACTATGGGATTTAGCAGCATTATAGCTTGTTTCTTGATGGGGTCCACATTCCCTCGGGGAGGGAAATCAGCAAGAACCTTGTTAGCTATTCTCACATATACGGTTCACAACTTCATCTTCCCTATCTACTTTGGTTACACCGGGTTCAAAGCAGATACGAGTTACTTAAACGAGTTGAAAAGGGTTATTATTGTTCTTATGGTAATTGTGTTGAGTATTGGTGGCAAGATTTTCGGGACACTTGCTGCTTGTCGTTATTTGAAAACACCGTTAAACGAAGGGGTTCTTCTTGCTGTTTTAATGAACATGAAGGGGCACGTCGATATTTTGACCTTGACAACAGCTATGCAGAACAAA GTGTTGAACAGCTCAATATTCTACAACTTAATGGTTTCAGCTGTAGTGATTAGTTCCCTAATCTCGGCTGCACTAATTGGTTTCTTGGTAAGGAGAGAAAGCTACACAATCGGTCTGAAACACATACCGATGGAGTTTCACAGACCTGAGAAGGAACTAAAACTGCTCGCGTGTGTTCACAGTCGACATCCTGTCAATTCTATGGTAAGGCTCATTGTGTCACTAAGAGGGTCCGATAACATTCCTATTTGTCCATACTTAATGCATTTGATTGAGCTTCCtgagaaaacaaagaaaagttCTGCATTTTATGAacaagaagatgatgaaaacagtgatgatgaagatgatagtaGTAATGATGTGGTGGAAATAAATGAGGCTGTTGATATGTTCACTGAAGAAACACAAATGATGATTCATCAAGTTCAAACAGTAGCACCGTTTACGAGCATGTGTCAAGATGTTTGTGACTTTGCTGATGACATTCGGGCTTCATTTATAGTTCTTCCTTTTCATAAGCATCAAAGGATAGATGGGAAATTCGAGAATGATAAAGACGGTATAAGGACTACTAATCAAAAAGTGTTGAGAAATTCTCAATGCTCGGTGGCTATTCTTGTGGACCGTGGACATACTACTACAGGTACACAAGCTGCAGGTTCTGAATCTTTGCAGCAAATtgcaactttgttttttggtgGGCCAGATGACCGTGAGGCATTGGGGTTTAGTAAACGTCTTAGTACACATCATCATTCTAGCGTTACTGTAATTAGGTTTCTCCCAACGTCAGCAAAAGATCCTAACTCAGGGATTAATGTTTCCCAAAAGGAGGATGATGTTTTAGTTGCTATAGATAACGAAACAGAGATCGACGAGGCTGACAGTTCAGCCTTGGCAAATTTCTATCACAG GTACGTTACGTCAGGGAAAGTGAGATTTGTTGAAAAGTATGTGGACAACGGGGCGCAAACAGGAATGATATTGAGAGACATGGCAGAGACCTACTCAATGTTTATAGTAGGGAAAGGTGGTAGGGGAGACTCCATTTTAACTACTGGAATTAGTGACTGGGAAGAGTGCCCCGAGCTTGGCGTAGTAGGTGATTTCTTGGCTTCTAGTGAATTTGATATTAGTGGTTCAGTTTTAGTTGTTCAACAACATAGATGA